The Paenibacillus sp. FSL W8-0426 region AACGCTTCCGGCCACAGGCTTTCACTGAATAACGCGGCGCCCGGGCGCAAGGACGAGAGAACGATCCACAGCACGGGATAGATCGAAACGATGGCAATGATGACCAGCAGGACATAGCTGAGGACCAGCCGCAGCGGATTGTTTCGTTTCTTCATTGGATCATGTCCTCCTCCTTGAATGATTTCGAACGGCGGAAGTTCCAAATGGAGAACGATGCAATAATAAGGAAAATGATGATACCTACCGCCGACGCCATGTTGAACTTGTTGTTATCGAGCGTCAGTTTGTACAGCCATGTCACGAGCAAATCGGTAGACCCGGCATACTGGTAATCGCCGCGAAGCGGGTTGCCGTTCGTGAGCAGGTAGATGACGTTGAAGTTGTTGAAATTGCCCGCGAACTGCATAATCAGCACAGGCGTTGTGGCAAACAGGATGAACGGCATCGTAATGATGCGGAATTTCTGAAAGCTGCTCGCCCCGTCCACTTCGGCGGCTTCGTACAAATCACGAGGAATGGCGGTAAGCACACCCAAAATGAGCACCATGCTGACGGGGATGCCGATCCACATGTTCACGACGATGACCGTCACTTTGGCCCAGAACGGATCGGTCAGCCAAGGCAGCCCTTCCAAACCGAACGCTCTCATGTACGTATTGATCGGACCGAACTGTCCGTTGAACAGGTTGCGCATCAAGAGCAAGGAAATAATCTGCGGGATGGCATAAGGAAGAATGAAGATTGTACGCCACAGCTTCTTAAAACGAATGCCGCGCTGCTCAATCAGCAGCGCAACCAACACGCCGCCAAAATACGTCGTGACGGTGGCCAGCACGGCCCAAACGACCGTCCAACCCAATACGCCCATAAACGTCTGGCTCCAGGATTTCAACTGGACCAGGTCGCTGAACGTGCCGAACCCGACCCAATCGACGAGTTTGGCAGGAGGAATGTGATCCGGAGCCGAGTAGTTGGTGAAAGCCAGCGTGATGGTGAACAAGATCGGCATGATCGTGAAGAACAGGACACCCAAAGCGGGAATGGCAAGGAACAGATACGGGAACTGGGTATCCAGCGCGCTTCGAAGAGAATTCATGGCGGATCGCGGCTGTTTGCCTTCTTCCCTC contains the following coding sequences:
- a CDS encoding sugar ABC transporter permease, with amino-acid sequence MKQQHVPVNVKPEGARQHRVTAAVLSVILQGLGQLYNGQWIKGLILIALEAVGLAYLIPRLNHAVWGIWTLGENTQRFVKVNGSTVLQKGDHSIFLLLDGLIVLLVLFVFLLIYTLNVRDAYLTGKWREEGKQPRSAMNSLRSALDTQFPYLFLAIPALGVLFFTIMPILFTITLAFTNYSAPDHIPPAKLVDWVGFGTFSDLVQLKSWSQTFMGVLGWTVVWAVLATVTTYFGGVLVALLIEQRGIRFKKLWRTIFILPYAIPQIISLLLMRNLFNGQFGPINTYMRAFGLEGLPWLTDPFWAKVTVIVVNMWIGIPVSMVLILGVLTAIPRDLYEAAEVDGASSFQKFRIITMPFILFATTPVLIMQFAGNFNNFNVIYLLTNGNPLRGDYQYAGSTDLLVTWLYKLTLDNNKFNMASAVGIIIFLIIASFSIWNFRRSKSFKEEDMIQ